Proteins from a genomic interval of Kitasatospora kifunensis:
- a CDS encoding NmrA family NAD(P)-binding protein, whose product MILVTGTSGALGGLIHRRLVQDGAQVLAGTRSPGPGERRIDFDDPATLRTGFAGVDVLVLVSAGYAEDDVVIARHGAAIDAAVAAGVRHVIYTSLAGSGDQLTIALPHRWTERALAASPLDWTVLRNGLYVQVPAGLGLANSPQTAATGVFRAPWGVGSVPVVAREDLAEAAARVALEADGGRGTHAARVYELEGAVPVGGSEIAAALTEALGRPVRYQNAPLGESWERLAGAGMAAYQVAHAVSIFSAVNAGAMAVAGHSDLPALLGGQVRDVRELLGAVVRELVAAAPTPESRTE is encoded by the coding sequence ATGATCCTCGTTACCGGTACCTCCGGCGCACTCGGCGGCCTGATCCACCGCCGCCTGGTCCAGGACGGCGCCCAGGTGCTCGCGGGCACCCGATCCCCCGGCCCCGGCGAGCGGCGGATCGACTTCGACGACCCGGCCACCCTGCGCACCGGATTCGCGGGCGTCGACGTGCTGGTGTTGGTCTCCGCCGGTTACGCGGAGGACGACGTGGTGATCGCCCGCCACGGCGCCGCGATCGACGCGGCGGTGGCCGCGGGCGTCCGGCACGTGATCTACACCAGCCTGGCCGGCTCGGGCGATCAACTGACCATCGCACTGCCGCACCGCTGGACCGAGCGCGCCCTGGCGGCCTCGCCGCTGGACTGGACGGTGCTGCGCAACGGGCTCTACGTGCAGGTCCCGGCCGGCCTCGGGCTGGCCAACTCGCCGCAGACGGCGGCCACCGGGGTCTTCCGCGCGCCCTGGGGAGTGGGCAGTGTGCCGGTGGTGGCGCGCGAGGACCTTGCGGAGGCGGCGGCACGGGTGGCGCTTGAGGCGGATGGGGGGCGTGGGACACACGCCGCGCGCGTCTACGAGTTGGAAGGCGCGGTCCCGGTCGGCGGCTCGGAGATCGCGGCGGCGCTGACCGAGGCACTGGGACGCCCGGTGCGCTACCAGAACGCGCCGCTGGGTGAGAGCTGGGAGCGACTGGCCGGGGCCGGAATGGCGGCCTACCAGGTGGCGCACGCCGTATCGATTTTCTCGGCCGTCAATGCCGGAGCGATGGCCGTGGCGGGCCACAGCGATCTGCCCGCGCTCCTCGGTGGCCAGGTGCGGGATGTGCGCGAACTGCTGGGCGCGGTAGTGCGGGAGTTGGTCGCTGCTGCACCGACGCCGGAAAGTCGGACGGAATGA
- a CDS encoding helix-turn-helix domain-containing protein has protein sequence MAGFQPRPLQPERSARDLYGSEIRRLREEAGMSLTRLAEILKFSKAHLSRIETAESPPPKGLSEKLDAAFGTGGSFLRLFPLARLEQFPDRYRRFMDQAAQAVVREGYTLTVHGLLQTAAYAEAILRSGDPFATDDEIEHKLAVRLKQQERLSGPNPPRYWFILDELALRRPIGGPVVMRDQMQRLLNVSRPPHLTIQVLPYAAGAHSELGGSLTLLTMPGGSVVAWEEGSRSGSLIEKSEDVAKRRAYYDLLRAQARSPEDSLAMISAALKGFDHAARAVAEE, from the coding sequence ATGGCCGGCTTCCAACCTCGACCGCTCCAACCCGAGCGTTCGGCCCGGGATCTGTACGGGTCGGAGATTCGGCGACTCCGCGAGGAGGCCGGGATGTCGCTGACCCGGCTGGCGGAGATCCTCAAGTTCTCGAAGGCGCACCTGTCGCGGATCGAGACGGCGGAGTCGCCGCCGCCGAAGGGGCTGTCGGAGAAGCTGGACGCGGCGTTCGGGACAGGGGGGTCGTTTCTGCGGCTCTTCCCGCTGGCGCGGCTGGAGCAGTTCCCGGATCGGTATCGCCGGTTCATGGATCAGGCCGCCCAGGCGGTGGTTCGAGAGGGCTACACCCTGACGGTTCACGGTCTGCTCCAGACAGCCGCCTACGCAGAAGCGATCCTCCGATCGGGAGATCCTTTTGCTACCGACGATGAGATCGAGCACAAGCTCGCTGTCCGCCTCAAGCAACAGGAACGTCTGAGCGGTCCCAATCCGCCGCGCTACTGGTTCATCCTGGACGAACTTGCGCTCCGTCGACCGATCGGCGGGCCGGTCGTCATGCGAGACCAGATGCAGAGGCTGCTGAACGTGTCGAGGCCTCCGCACCTGACAATTCAGGTCCTGCCTTACGCGGCGGGCGCGCACTCAGAGCTGGGTGGATCACTCACCCTTCTGACCATGCCAGGCGGGTCAGTTGTCGCCTGGGAAGAGGGCAGCCGCTCAGGCTCGTTGATCGAGAAATCGGAAGACGTCGCGAAGCGCCGCGCGTACTACGATCTTCTCAGGGCGCAAGCCCGGTCGCCCGAGGACTCCTTGGCGATGATCAGCGCGGCACTGAAGGGATTCGACCATGCAGCTCGCGCGGTGGCGGAAGAGTAG
- a CDS encoding DUF397 domain-containing protein yields the protein MQLARWRKSSYSNGDGGECIEVDDANPGRVRDSKDPNGPFLTFPSSSWQSFVHATASGEFTTNEHLA from the coding sequence ATGCAGCTCGCGCGGTGGCGGAAGAGTAGCTATAGCAACGGTGACGGCGGCGAGTGTATCGAGGTCGACGACGCCAACCCCGGTCGTGTCCGGGACTCCAAGGACCCCAACGGCCCGTTCCTCACGTTCCCTTCGTCCTCGTGGCAGAGCTTCGTCCACGCCACCGCAAGCGGGGAGTTCACCACCAATGAGCACCTGGCGTAA
- a CDS encoding DUF397 domain-containing protein: protein MSTWRKSSYSNNDGGACIEVNDAAPGHVRDSKDPDGPFLTFHPAAWQAFVRAVAASEFSQARG from the coding sequence ATGAGCACCTGGCGTAAGAGCAGCTACAGCAACAACGACGGCGGCGCCTGTATCGAGGTCAACGACGCCGCCCCCGGGCACGTCCGCGACTCGAAGGACCCCGACGGCCCGTTCCTCACGTTCCACCCCGCCGCCTGGCAGGCGTTCGTCCGGGCCGTCGCCGCAAGCGAGTTCAGTCAAGCTCGCGGATGA
- a CDS encoding sugar O-acetyltransferase — MGENKQRMQAGDWFIPDDPELREEVYRCWKLLEAYNAPVRPEPAERRAILEQLFGAVGEKVGIRAPFRCDFGYNITIGDRSFVNFGGIFLDSAPITIGSDVQIGPNVQLLAPHHEMDTERRRAGWEKALPVTIGDNVWLGGGVIVCPGVTIGENTVVGAGSVVTKDLPAGVLAAGNPARVIRELD, encoded by the coding sequence GTGGGCGAGAACAAGCAGCGCATGCAGGCCGGTGACTGGTTCATCCCCGATGACCCCGAGCTGCGCGAGGAGGTCTACCGCTGCTGGAAGCTCCTTGAGGCCTACAACGCGCCCGTGCGGCCCGAGCCCGCCGAGCGCCGCGCGATCCTGGAGCAGCTGTTCGGCGCGGTGGGCGAGAAGGTGGGGATCCGGGCGCCGTTCCGCTGCGACTTCGGCTACAACATCACCATCGGCGACCGGTCGTTCGTCAACTTCGGCGGGATCTTCCTGGACTCCGCGCCGATCACCATCGGGTCGGACGTGCAGATCGGGCCGAACGTCCAACTCCTGGCTCCGCACCACGAAATGGACACCGAGCGGCGCCGGGCCGGGTGGGAGAAGGCGCTACCGGTGACGATCGGCGACAACGTCTGGCTGGGCGGCGGGGTGATCGTCTGTCCGGGCGTCACCATCGGCGAGAACACGGTGGTGGGCGCGGGCAGCGTGGTCACCAAGGACCTGCCCGCCGGCGTGCTCGCGGCGGGCAACCCGGCTCGGGTCATCCGCGAGCTTGACTGA
- a CDS encoding LysR substrate-binding domain-containing protein, with the protein MELRQVRYFLAVAEELHFGRAAERLHIVQPTVSQQIRRLERELGVDLFDRTTRTVALTVAGSVFVAKAQAILDAERAALTAMAEQRAERSSVLRVGTNVGLGSRLERILAALDADVPGLCVELVSAAPAERLQQVRDGQLDAAFVRGVTRSPGLELIPLWQDELVAALPASHPLAERESVELGELAELALRIVPREANPYLVDLVVDACRAAGFEPVLGPAFTTDQDTLAAIGAGRAAWTVFYAAQAAMLPVTRAVFRPFAGQVLRAQSYLAVHPANTDRNLSLLLDACRNSLDGQAASGEA; encoded by the coding sequence GTGGAGCTTCGGCAGGTGCGGTACTTCCTCGCGGTGGCCGAGGAGCTCCACTTCGGCCGGGCCGCCGAGCGGCTGCACATCGTCCAGCCGACGGTCAGCCAGCAGATCCGGCGGCTGGAGCGCGAGTTGGGCGTCGACCTGTTCGACCGCACCACGCGGACAGTGGCGCTGACGGTGGCGGGCAGCGTCTTCGTGGCCAAGGCACAGGCGATCCTGGACGCCGAACGGGCGGCACTCACGGCGATGGCCGAGCAGCGGGCCGAACGCTCCTCGGTGCTGCGGGTGGGGACGAACGTCGGGCTCGGCTCGCGGCTGGAGCGGATACTCGCCGCTCTGGACGCCGACGTCCCGGGCCTGTGTGTCGAGTTGGTCAGCGCGGCCCCGGCCGAGCGGCTCCAGCAGGTGCGGGACGGGCAGTTGGACGCCGCTTTCGTGCGGGGCGTCACCCGAAGCCCGGGGCTGGAGCTGATCCCGCTCTGGCAGGACGAGTTGGTGGCGGCGCTGCCGGCCAGCCATCCGCTGGCCGAGCGGGAGAGCGTGGAGCTCGGCGAACTGGCCGAGCTGGCACTGCGGATCGTGCCGCGCGAGGCCAACCCGTACCTGGTCGACCTGGTGGTGGACGCCTGCCGGGCGGCGGGCTTCGAACCGGTGCTGGGCCCGGCCTTCACCACGGACCAGGACACGCTGGCCGCGATCGGGGCGGGCCGAGCCGCCTGGACGGTCTTCTACGCCGCCCAGGCGGCGATGCTGCCGGTGACGCGCGCGGTGTTCCGCCCGTTCGCGGGACAGGTGCTGCGGGCGCAGTCGTACCTCGCCGTGCACCCGGCGAACACCGACCGGAACCTCAGCCTGCTGCTGGACGCCTGCCGTAATTCCCTTGACGGGCAGGCGGCGTCGGGGGAAGCGTGA
- a CDS encoding alpha/beta fold hydrolase — MSYAKVNGIELFYERTGAGDPVLFLHGWGTSGRVWGAQVADLAADHQVITVDWRGCGRSDHPATGNTAADNVADLLALINHLELDRPVLVGSSIGATFALEAALAEPQLVGGVVSVDGPGYWPSQGMTEQLRALTDNLAADRAGTLAGWIPGWFGPAASPALVDWTVRQALDSGVFIDALFAEAAAYDPRPRMAALTVPAVFLHGRLDSEIPLAVSETLAALVPHGSLQAIEGAGHMPQQELPREFNLALRAALERIAAGRIAAAAR; from the coding sequence ATGTCGTATGCCAAGGTCAACGGGATCGAGCTGTTCTACGAGCGCACCGGTGCCGGAGACCCCGTGCTCTTCCTGCACGGCTGGGGCACCAGCGGCCGGGTCTGGGGCGCGCAGGTCGCCGACCTGGCGGCCGACCACCAGGTGATCACCGTCGACTGGCGCGGCTGCGGGCGTTCCGACCACCCGGCCACCGGCAACACCGCCGCCGACAACGTCGCCGACCTGCTCGCCCTGATCAACCACCTGGAGCTGGACCGCCCGGTGCTGGTGGGCAGTTCGATCGGCGCCACCTTCGCCCTGGAGGCCGCGCTGGCCGAGCCGCAGCTGGTCGGCGGCGTGGTCTCGGTCGACGGGCCCGGCTACTGGCCCAGCCAGGGAATGACCGAGCAGCTGCGCGCGCTGACCGACAACCTGGCCGCCGACCGCGCGGGCACCCTGGCCGGGTGGATCCCCGGCTGGTTCGGCCCGGCGGCGAGCCCGGCGCTGGTCGACTGGACGGTGCGGCAGGCGCTGGACTCCGGGGTCTTCATCGACGCGCTCTTCGCGGAGGCCGCCGCCTACGACCCCCGGCCGCGGATGGCCGCGCTCACCGTCCCGGCCGTCTTCCTGCACGGCCGGCTGGACAGCGAGATCCCGCTCGCCGTCTCCGAGACCCTGGCCGCGCTGGTCCCGCACGGCAGCCTCCAGGCCATCGAGGGCGCGGGGCACATGCCGCAGCAGGAGCTGCCCCGGGAGTTCAACCTCGCGCTGCGCGCCGCGCTGGAGCGGATCGCGGCGGGCCGGATCGCGGCTGCCGCGCGGTAG
- a CDS encoding DUF6585 family protein, producing the protein MAGDVDALIAQAGLGGLRGSFWPTRHLRWEERTTGDKVARVIMAVIPLGLLGLILVALISTVPVFGLILLAIVLGIFGLRLSQAKSRKRGNEGRELRIYERGVALLGTGGATVKAYRWDDMSVLQNITRHHRNGGYTHTTYAYTLSAPGVETTRVNGGVIGTFQDPDTWGPEIQQRVTAAQLPPALDAVRAGRTVEFGPFSVSAERLTAGGKSAAWSEIQEIKIERGYLSVKQQGRWLSLSFEAVSRIPNFFVFRTLADRLVEAAAGGAR; encoded by the coding sequence GTGGCAGGGGACGTGGACGCGCTGATCGCGCAGGCGGGATTGGGTGGACTGCGGGGGTCGTTCTGGCCGACGCGGCACCTGAGGTGGGAGGAGCGGACCACCGGGGACAAGGTGGCCAGGGTGATCATGGCGGTGATCCCGCTCGGCCTGCTGGGCCTGATCCTCGTCGCGCTCATCAGCACGGTCCCGGTGTTCGGCCTGATCCTGCTCGCGATCGTGCTCGGCATCTTCGGGCTGAGGCTGAGTCAGGCGAAGTCCCGCAAGCGTGGCAACGAGGGCCGTGAACTGCGCATCTACGAGCGGGGCGTGGCGCTGCTCGGCACCGGTGGTGCGACGGTGAAGGCGTACCGGTGGGACGACATGTCCGTCCTGCAGAACATCACCAGGCACCACCGCAACGGCGGGTACACGCACACCACGTACGCCTACACGCTCTCCGCGCCGGGGGTCGAGACGACCCGGGTCAACGGTGGCGTGATCGGCACCTTCCAGGACCCGGACACCTGGGGCCCGGAGATCCAGCAGCGGGTGACCGCGGCGCAGCTGCCGCCCGCCCTCGACGCCGTACGAGCCGGGCGCACCGTGGAGTTCGGCCCCTTCTCGGTGAGCGCCGAGCGGTTGACCGCGGGCGGGAAGTCGGCGGCCTGGTCGGAGATCCAGGAGATCAAGATCGAGAGGGGCTATCTCTCGGTGAAGCAGCAGGGCCGCTGGCTGAGCCTGTCCTTCGAGGCGGTGAGCCGGATCCCCAACTTCTTCGTCTTCCGCACCCTGGCCGACCGACTGGTCGAGGCGGCGGCGGGAGGGGCCCGCTGA
- a CDS encoding TetR/AcrR family transcriptional regulator C-terminal domain-containing protein codes for MKISAEAIARAALEQLNESGLDGLTMRQVAQRLGVQVATLYWHLKNKRQLLDAMADVMMSDAADGLEAPRREESWADWSAAWAWRLRATMLRYRDGGRVFAGTAVTGPDAYRRIELMLRALQDGGFAVRDAARSFPVILHYTVGFTIEEQARTGADYADEDNPYRASRLFQDLDATRFPLTAEAHDNLFEADTDAGFEHGLRVVLAGMSALYLG; via the coding sequence GTGAAGATCAGCGCTGAGGCCATCGCCCGCGCCGCGCTGGAGCAGCTCAACGAATCCGGCCTGGACGGGCTCACCATGCGGCAGGTGGCGCAGCGGCTCGGCGTGCAGGTGGCCACGCTCTACTGGCACCTCAAGAACAAGCGCCAACTGCTCGACGCCATGGCCGACGTGATGATGTCCGATGCCGCCGACGGTCTCGAAGCCCCGCGCCGCGAGGAGAGTTGGGCCGACTGGTCGGCGGCCTGGGCCTGGCGGTTGCGCGCCACGATGCTGCGCTACCGTGACGGGGGCCGGGTCTTCGCCGGTACGGCCGTCACCGGCCCGGACGCGTACCGGCGGATCGAGCTGATGCTGCGCGCCTTGCAGGACGGCGGCTTCGCCGTGCGGGACGCGGCGCGCAGCTTCCCGGTGATCCTGCACTACACCGTCGGCTTCACCATCGAGGAGCAGGCCAGGACGGGCGCGGACTACGCCGACGAGGACAACCCGTACCGGGCCAGCCGCCTCTTCCAGGACCTGGACGCCACCCGGTTCCCGCTCACCGCCGAGGCGCACGACAACCTCTTCGAAGCGGACACGGACGCCGGCTTCGAGCACGGCCTGCGCGTCGTGCTCGCCGGTATGAGCGCGCTGTACCTGGGTTAG
- a CDS encoding FAD-dependent monooxygenase codes for MATVMIAGAGPTGLMLACELRLAGVEVVIVDRLPGRTGQSRAGGMHPRSMEVLDQRGLLAPFLAAGQPRQFGHFSGLRMDFSGLATRYPHSLMILQASVERLLEERLTELGTQVRWSAEVTGLRQDEQGVTVELGTGDNGTNDLGTGEQLTVDYLVGCDGGRSAVRKLVGIEFPGTPATLNSILGDVELAEPPADWFFEERREHGRFSVFSFEEGWYRVMTTEYDPDVPRETPVELADLRAAIIRVAGTDFGMHSPRWVSRFNDSARQAAKYRQGRVLLAGDAAHIHFPAGGQGLNMGVQDAVNLGWKLALVARGQAPATLLDGYHTERHPVAARVLANTRAQTALGRPDTHTTALREVFAQLIELDTADQQYLSGMISALDIRYPLGDEHPLTGRRVPDFDLKTQAGHSRVFELLHEGRAVLLDLGGHAGLAPTLAGWAGRVELVRAQRAEPTVAVPGLGRCELPRLLLIRPDGYLAWCGPTTEPGDGTGIDLAGLHTALTSNFGPAEQPGQPRTYS; via the coding sequence GTGGCAACGGTGATGATCGCGGGCGCGGGGCCGACCGGACTGATGCTCGCCTGTGAGTTGCGGCTGGCGGGCGTCGAGGTGGTGATCGTTGATCGGCTGCCGGGCCGCACCGGGCAGTCCCGGGCGGGCGGCATGCACCCGCGCAGCATGGAAGTCCTGGACCAGCGCGGCCTGTTGGCGCCGTTCCTGGCCGCCGGCCAGCCCAGGCAGTTCGGGCACTTCTCCGGACTGAGGATGGACTTCAGCGGACTCGCCACCCGCTACCCGCACTCGCTGATGATCCTCCAGGCCTCCGTGGAGCGGCTGTTGGAGGAGCGCCTGACCGAACTCGGCACCCAGGTGCGCTGGTCGGCGGAGGTGACAGGGCTGCGGCAGGACGAGCAGGGCGTCACCGTCGAGCTCGGCACCGGCGACAACGGCACCAACGACCTCGGCACCGGTGAACAGCTCACCGTGGACTACCTGGTGGGCTGCGACGGCGGCCGCAGCGCGGTGCGCAAGCTGGTCGGCATCGAGTTCCCCGGCACGCCGGCCACGCTCAACTCGATCCTCGGCGACGTCGAACTCGCCGAGCCGCCCGCCGACTGGTTCTTCGAGGAGCGGCGCGAGCACGGGCGGTTCAGCGTCTTCAGCTTCGAGGAGGGCTGGTACCGGGTGATGACCACCGAGTACGACCCCGACGTCCCCCGCGAAACCCCGGTGGAGCTGGCTGACCTGCGCGCGGCGATCATCCGGGTCGCTGGCACCGACTTCGGTATGCACAGCCCCCGTTGGGTCTCCCGCTTCAACGACAGCGCCCGCCAGGCCGCGAAGTACCGGCAGGGCCGGGTGCTGCTGGCCGGAGACGCCGCGCACATCCACTTCCCGGCCGGCGGCCAGGGGCTGAACATGGGCGTGCAGGACGCGGTCAACCTCGGCTGGAAGCTCGCCCTGGTCGCCCGTGGGCAGGCGCCCGCCACCTTGCTGGACGGCTACCACACCGAGCGGCACCCGGTGGCGGCGCGCGTGCTGGCCAACACCCGGGCCCAGACCGCGCTCGGCCGGCCCGACACCCACACCACCGCGCTGCGCGAGGTGTTCGCACAGCTCATCGAGCTCGACACCGCCGACCAGCAGTATCTGAGCGGCATGATCAGCGCCCTGGACATCCGTTATCCGCTCGGCGACGAGCACCCGCTGACCGGCCGCCGGGTGCCCGACTTCGACCTGAAGACGCAGGCCGGACACAGCCGGGTGTTCGAGCTGCTGCACGAGGGGCGGGCGGTCCTGCTCGATCTCGGCGGCCACGCCGGTCTCGCCCCCACCCTGGCCGGGTGGGCCGGGCGGGTCGAGCTGGTCCGCGCGCAGCGGGCCGAACCGACGGTGGCCGTGCCCGGCCTCGGCCGCTGCGAGCTGCCCCGCCTGCTGCTGATCCGGCCCGACGGCTACCTCGCCTGGTGCGGGCCCACCACTGAGCCCGGCGACGGCACCGGCATCGACCTCGCGGGCCTGCACACCGCTCTCACCAGCAACTTCGGTCCTGCGGAGCAGCCTGGGCAGCCGCGTACCTATAGCTGA
- a CDS encoding alpha/beta fold hydrolase encodes MSYFETTTDGTRLAYEDYGTGQPIVFVSSWVLSTDMWEYQIPYFVERGYRCITMDRRGQGRSDRPSTGYDMDTLADDLAALIEHLDLREAILVGFSMGGGEVARYLARHGEERIAKIAFVASTLPFMLQTEDNPAGIPEEILASVLTDLRTDRPGWFARQTQAFYATHLGNTISPAAIEWTVAQCLSASPWATLQLCWNQATTDHRAGLREITLPTLIIHGVVDFSAPIDVTSRRTKELVPNNTYKEYPIAGHGLFMTHKDELNADILEFIKA; translated from the coding sequence ATGTCGTACTTCGAGACCACCACCGACGGAACCCGCCTCGCCTACGAGGACTACGGCACGGGCCAGCCGATCGTCTTCGTGTCGAGCTGGGTGCTCAGCACGGACATGTGGGAGTACCAGATCCCGTACTTCGTGGAGCGCGGCTACCGCTGCATCACGATGGACCGGCGCGGCCAGGGCCGCTCGGACCGGCCGTCCACCGGCTACGACATGGACACCCTCGCCGACGACCTGGCGGCGCTCATCGAGCACCTGGACCTGCGCGAGGCGATCCTGGTCGGGTTCTCGATGGGCGGCGGCGAGGTCGCCCGCTACCTGGCCCGGCACGGCGAGGAGCGGATCGCGAAGATCGCCTTCGTCGCCTCCACCCTGCCCTTCATGCTGCAGACGGAGGACAACCCGGCGGGCATCCCCGAGGAGATCCTGGCCTCCGTCCTCACCGATCTGCGCACCGACCGCCCCGGCTGGTTCGCCCGCCAGACCCAGGCCTTCTACGCCACCCACCTGGGCAACACCATCTCGCCGGCCGCGATCGAGTGGACCGTCGCGCAGTGCCTCTCCGCCTCGCCGTGGGCAACGCTCCAGCTCTGCTGGAACCAGGCCACCACCGACCACCGGGCAGGGCTGCGCGAGATCACCCTGCCCACGCTGATCATCCACGGCGTGGTGGACTTCTCCGCGCCCATCGACGTGACCTCGCGGCGGACGAAGGAGCTGGTGCCCAACAACACCTACAAGGAGTACCCGATCGCCGGCCACGGGCTGTTCATGACCCACAAGGACGAACTCAACGCCGATATACTGGAGTTCATCAAGGCGTGA